A stretch of Natronococcus sp. CG52 DNA encodes these proteins:
- a CDS encoding bifunctional 4-hydroxy-2-oxoglutarate aldolase/2-dehydro-3-deoxy-phosphogluconate aldolase, giving the protein MGSAHQVERRIVDSGIVAVLRGIDAERIVPVARAIHEGGVGAIEITANDPRVREKVAAVDDALSDTDAVVGAGTVLDEPTAQSVIDAGAEFVLSPDVNPDVVTTCNRHGVLSAPGVMTPTEAVTAIDAGADVLKMFPATTVGPGHIGALQGPLGEIPILPTGGVSLENVGEFFEAGAAAVGVGSALVDYEAVAEDDMAQVRETAAAFVEAVADARSR; this is encoded by the coding sequence ATGGGATCCGCACACCAGGTCGAGCGACGAATCGTCGACAGCGGAATCGTCGCAGTGCTTCGTGGAATCGACGCCGAACGGATCGTTCCGGTCGCTCGGGCGATCCACGAGGGTGGGGTCGGCGCGATCGAAATCACGGCGAACGATCCGCGAGTCCGCGAGAAGGTCGCGGCGGTCGACGACGCGCTCTCTGATACCGATGCCGTCGTCGGGGCCGGAACCGTCCTCGACGAGCCGACGGCGCAGTCGGTGATCGACGCCGGCGCCGAGTTCGTGCTGTCGCCCGACGTGAACCCCGACGTCGTCACGACGTGCAATCGCCACGGCGTGCTCTCGGCGCCGGGCGTCATGACGCCGACGGAAGCAGTCACCGCGATCGACGCCGGTGCGGACGTTCTCAAGATGTTTCCAGCGACTACCGTCGGTCCGGGCCACATCGGTGCGCTACAGGGACCGCTCGGCGAAATACCGATTCTGCCGACCGGCGGCGTCTCGCTCGAGAACGTCGGCGAGTTCTTCGAGGCGGGCGCGGCCGCCGTCGGCGTCGGCAGCGCGCTCGTCGACTACGAGGCGGTCGCCGAGGACGACATGGCACAGGTACGGGAGACGGCAGCGGCGTTCGTCGAGGCAGTCGCGGACGCGAGAAGTCGGTAG
- a CDS encoding sugar phosphate isomerase/epimerase family protein, whose product MPKTAINLYSVRELEDSTTEVLDRVADAGYDGVQFAGEYSPLHDDLEAIAETLGRHGLEATPPHVGIGALEDDRAAVLEAYEPLGVDGVVVPWLDPDCFESAAAVDETAALIDALGDALAEDGWDLYYHNHDHEYADLGDESAFERFVDATDVGIELDVGWAFVAGDDPAERIRALEGRLRTVHMKDMDVDADPGFIEIGEGDVDMGSCAEAAADARAEWLVYEHDDPADPAASLEHGAAFLDDLQ is encoded by the coding sequence ATGCCGAAAACTGCCATCAACCTCTACAGCGTTCGCGAACTCGAGGACTCGACGACCGAGGTTCTCGACCGCGTCGCCGACGCGGGCTACGACGGCGTGCAGTTCGCCGGGGAGTACTCGCCGCTGCACGACGATCTGGAGGCGATCGCCGAGACGCTGGGGCGCCACGGGCTCGAGGCGACCCCACCCCACGTCGGGATCGGCGCCCTCGAGGACGACCGCGCGGCCGTGCTCGAGGCCTACGAGCCGCTCGGCGTCGACGGTGTCGTCGTTCCGTGGCTCGACCCCGACTGCTTCGAATCCGCGGCGGCCGTCGACGAAACCGCCGCGCTGATCGACGCGCTCGGAGACGCGCTCGCGGAAGACGGGTGGGACCTCTACTACCACAACCACGACCACGAGTACGCCGATCTCGGCGACGAGTCGGCTTTCGAGCGCTTCGTCGACGCGACCGACGTTGGCATCGAACTCGACGTCGGCTGGGCGTTCGTCGCGGGCGACGACCCCGCGGAGCGCATCCGCGCGCTCGAGGGACGACTCCGGACGGTCCACATGAAGGACATGGACGTCGACGCCGACCCCGGCTTCATCGAGATCGGCGAGGGCGACGTCGATATGGGATCGTGCGCCGAGGCCGCTGCGGACGCCCGCGCCGAGTGGCTCGTCTACGAGCACGACGATCCGGCCGATCCCGCCGCCTCGCTCGAGCACGGAGCGGCGTTTCTGGACGATCTTCAGTAG